A portion of the Halopelagius inordinatus genome contains these proteins:
- a CDS encoding methyltransferase domain-containing protein has protein sequence MYCLELAGDADDEAFAALEARRAAADAVSVVAPGVATARGVRTERVRHLAYTHRVAELVGRTDASVESAVALLEAASIDREGSVAVRGRNVRSTADASTSEAERALGGVLVDRGFSVDLDDPDHELRAVFSGEDCFLGWEVAASVRDFGQRRPTDRPFFQPGSMAPLDARAYVNVAAGRALPDATVLDPMCGTGGILVEAGLVGARALGSDAQWKMARGARENLSALLPTDDWDVVRGDATDLPFRDDAADAVVFDAPYGRQSKIARHELSDLVGGALSEVARVAPSAVLVADRSWEEAAEDAGLRVEERFERRVHGSLVRHVHVLSRE, from the coding sequence GTGTACTGCCTCGAACTCGCAGGCGACGCCGACGACGAGGCGTTCGCCGCACTCGAAGCGCGCCGCGCCGCCGCGGACGCCGTCTCCGTCGTCGCGCCGGGCGTCGCCACCGCCCGCGGCGTTCGGACCGAACGCGTTCGCCACCTCGCGTACACCCACCGCGTCGCCGAACTCGTCGGTCGGACGGACGCGAGCGTCGAGAGCGCCGTCGCCCTGTTGGAGGCGGCGTCGATAGACCGCGAGGGGTCGGTGGCCGTCCGAGGCCGAAACGTCCGTTCGACGGCCGACGCGAGCACCAGCGAGGCCGAACGCGCCCTCGGTGGCGTTCTCGTAGACCGGGGGTTCTCGGTGGACTTAGACGACCCGGACCACGAACTCCGGGCCGTCTTCTCCGGCGAGGACTGCTTTCTCGGGTGGGAGGTGGCCGCGAGCGTCCGCGACTTCGGCCAGAGGCGACCCACCGACCGGCCGTTCTTCCAACCGGGGAGCATGGCCCCCCTCGACGCCCGCGCGTACGTCAACGTCGCCGCGGGCCGGGCGCTTCCGGACGCGACGGTTCTGGACCCGATGTGCGGCACCGGCGGCATCCTCGTCGAGGCGGGCCTCGTCGGTGCGCGCGCCCTCGGAAGCGACGCGCAGTGGAAGATGGCCCGCGGGGCGCGGGAGAACCTCTCTGCGCTCCTTCCGACCGACGACTGGGACGTCGTCCGCGGCGACGCCACGGACCTGCCGTTCCGCGACGACGCGGCGGACGCCGTCGTCTTCGACGCGCCGTACGGTCGGCAGTCGAAGATTGCGCGCCACGAACTCTCTGACCTCGTGGGGGGCGCGCTCTCGGAAGTCGCTCGGGTCGCACCCTCGGCGGTCCTCGTGGCGGACCGGTCGTGGGAGGAGGCCGCAGAAGACGCCGGCTTGCGCGTCGAAG
- a CDS encoding CPBP family intramembrane glutamic endopeptidase: MRIRSVVWNARERRPRAPVRLLLAVVLVLASLVLFSVAFNAVAPVNPSLPALVVLAAGGSAMPGLAVLAAARLLDRRTVADLGLGFDGDWWIDLAFGLLLGAGLMTAIFLVALLAGWVRVDGTFATGPTVGSFAVGMAVLTLQFVVVGFAEELVARGYLLTNVAEGLEAYLSDRAAVAVAVVVSSLVFGVAHLSNPNATLLSTLGISLAGVFLASGYVLTGELAIPVGLHITWNLFQGGVYGFSVSGLGIDTSVVATTETGPDAVTGGAFGPEAGALGVGAVLLGTALVVSYVRVRYGSAGVSSALLRPDLRWREEATSAETAESAEQDESAEDATGERRPADAPVTDAPDEDRR, from the coding sequence ATGCGCATCCGCTCTGTCGTCTGGAACGCCCGCGAACGGCGGCCTCGGGCCCCGGTTCGATTACTGCTCGCGGTCGTTCTCGTCCTCGCGTCTCTCGTTCTGTTCAGCGTCGCCTTCAACGCCGTTGCGCCGGTGAACCCCTCGCTTCCCGCCCTCGTCGTCCTCGCGGCGGGCGGGTCGGCGATGCCCGGTCTGGCGGTCCTCGCGGCGGCGCGACTGCTCGACCGGCGGACGGTCGCGGATTTGGGGCTCGGTTTCGACGGTGACTGGTGGATAGACCTCGCGTTCGGCCTCCTCCTCGGGGCCGGACTGATGACCGCAATCTTCCTGGTCGCGCTTCTCGCCGGGTGGGTTCGCGTCGACGGCACGTTCGCGACGGGGCCGACGGTCGGCAGTTTCGCCGTCGGCATGGCCGTCCTCACCCTCCAGTTCGTCGTCGTCGGATTCGCCGAGGAACTGGTCGCTCGGGGCTATCTGCTCACGAACGTCGCCGAGGGACTCGAAGCGTACCTCTCGGACCGGGCCGCCGTCGCCGTCGCCGTCGTCGTCTCCTCTCTCGTGTTCGGCGTCGCCCACCTCAGCAACCCGAACGCGACGCTTCTCAGTACGCTCGGCATCTCGCTCGCGGGCGTGTTCCTCGCGTCGGGCTACGTCCTCACCGGCGAACTCGCCATCCCCGTCGGCCTCCACATCACGTGGAACCTGTTTCAGGGAGGCGTCTACGGCTTCTCGGTCAGCGGTCTCGGCATCGACACAAGCGTCGTCGCCACGACCGAGACCGGTCCGGACGCCGTCACCGGCGGCGCGTTCGGCCCGGAAGCGGGCGCTCTCGGCGTCGGAGCGGTTCTCCTCGGGACGGCCCTCGTCGTCTCCTACGTCCGCGTTCGGTACGGCTCTGCGGGCGTCTCGTCGGCGCTTCTCAGACCGGACCTCAGGTGGCGCGAGGAGGCAACGAGCGCGGAGACGGCGGAGAGTGCAGAGCAGGATGAGAGCGCGGAGGACGCGACCGGTGAGAGACGGCCCGCGGACGCACCGGTCACGGACGCGCCGGACGAGGACCGCCGGTGA
- a CDS encoding DUF7473 family protein, whose protein sequence is MSHRAVVLQSGSAASAVAVAGTLASLALFLSLTAFIAARNVLGDDASVRKSLVVGPIPAAIAVVFTTYELNSFAGVALALAVVAATVKLLYGRSNGLTAYVTLLHFVVTVILGAVLFAGLTLLSSAPA, encoded by the coding sequence ATGTCTCACCGCGCCGTGGTCCTGCAGTCCGGGTCCGCAGCAAGCGCAGTCGCCGTCGCCGGAACGCTCGCATCGTTGGCGCTGTTTCTCTCTCTCACCGCGTTCATCGCCGCCAGAAACGTCCTCGGCGACGACGCATCGGTTCGCAAATCGCTCGTCGTCGGCCCGATTCCCGCGGCCATCGCCGTCGTCTTCACCACCTACGAACTGAACTCGTTCGCCGGCGTGGCCCTCGCTCTCGCCGTCGTCGCGGCGACGGTGAAACTGCTCTACGGACGGTCGAACGGCCTCACCGCCTACGTGACGCTGCTTCACTTCGTCGTCACGGTCATCCTCGGGGCGGTGCTTTTCGCCGGTCTCACCCTCCTCTCTTCGGCCCCCGCGTAG
- the hisG gene encoding ATP phosphoribosyltransferase gives MRIAVPNKGRLHDPTVELLERAGLHIEDGTDRKLYADTVDPEVTVLFARAADIPEYVRDGAAEVGITGLDQVRESGHDLTELVDLEFGSCRLVLAAPEDGDIETVTDVAGKTVATEFPHIAREYFAEKGVDADVVEVSGATELTPHVEMADAIIDITSTGTTLRVNRLAIVDDVLDSSVRLFARPDAADDPKVTQLATAFESVRAAEDKRYLMMNAPEDRLDDVREVIPGLGGPTVMDIAGSDDVAVHVVVDERDVFEVVNDLKAIGASDILVTEIERLVE, from the coding sequence ATGCGCATCGCCGTGCCCAACAAGGGCCGTCTCCACGACCCGACCGTCGAACTCCTCGAACGCGCCGGACTCCACATCGAGGACGGGACCGACCGGAAACTGTACGCTGATACGGTCGACCCCGAGGTGACGGTGCTTTTCGCCCGCGCCGCGGATATCCCCGAGTACGTCCGCGACGGGGCGGCGGAAGTCGGAATTACCGGACTCGACCAGGTTCGAGAGTCGGGCCACGACCTGACCGAACTGGTCGACTTGGAGTTCGGCTCCTGTCGCCTCGTCCTCGCGGCCCCCGAAGACGGCGACATCGAGACGGTGACGGACGTGGCGGGCAAGACGGTGGCGACGGAGTTCCCACACATCGCGCGGGAGTACTTCGCCGAGAAGGGCGTCGACGCCGACGTGGTCGAAGTGTCGGGCGCGACTGAACTGACGCCGCACGTCGAGATGGCCGACGCCATCATCGACATCACCTCGACGGGGACGACGCTCCGAGTGAACCGCCTCGCCATCGTGGACGACGTTCTCGACTCGTCGGTTCGACTGTTCGCCCGCCCGGACGCGGCCGACGACCCGAAAGTGACGCAGTTGGCGACGGCGTTCGAGTCCGTCCGCGCCGCGGAGGACAAGCGGTATCTGATGATGAACGCGCCGGAGGACAGACTCGACGACGTGCGCGAGGTCATCCCGGGCCTCGGCGGGCCGACGGTGATGGACATCGCGGGAAGCGACGACGTGGCGGTTCACGTCGTCGTCGACGAACGCGACGTGTTCGAGGTGGTCAACGACCTGAAGGCCATCGGCGCGTCCGACATCCTCGTCACCGAGATAGAGCGGTTGGTCGAGTAG
- a CDS encoding TATA-box-binding protein gives MTDPKDTINIENVVASTGIGQELDLQSVAMDLEGADYDPEQFPGLVYRTQNPKSAALIFRSGKIVCTGAKSTDDVHESLHLVFDKLRDLQIPVDEEPDITVQNIVTSADLGRNLNLNAIAIGLGLENIEYEPEQFPGLVYRLDEPSVVALLFGSGKLVITGGKHPSDAEEAVDEIVSRLGELGLLDG, from the coding sequence ATGACCGACCCCAAGGACACGATCAATATCGAGAACGTCGTAGCCTCGACCGGAATCGGTCAGGAACTCGACCTGCAGAGCGTCGCGATGGACCTCGAAGGTGCGGATTACGACCCGGAACAGTTCCCGGGCTTGGTGTACCGCACGCAGAACCCGAAATCCGCCGCGCTCATCTTTCGCTCCGGCAAAATCGTCTGTACGGGCGCGAAATCGACGGACGACGTGCACGAGAGTCTCCACCTCGTCTTCGACAAACTCCGTGACCTCCAGATACCGGTCGACGAGGAACCGGACATCACGGTCCAAAACATCGTCACCTCCGCGGACTTGGGCCGGAATCTGAACCTCAACGCCATCGCCATCGGTCTCGGGTTGGAGAACATCGAGTACGAACCCGAGCAGTTCCCCGGTCTGGTGTACAGACTCGACGAACCGAGCGTCGTCGCACTGCTTTTCGGGTCGGGCAAACTCGTCATCACGGGCGGCAAGCACCCCTCGGACGCCGAAGAGGCGGTCGACGAAATCGTCTCGCGACTGGGCGAACTCGGTCTGTTAGACGGCTGA